A genomic window from Candidatus Methylacidiphilum fumarolicum includes:
- the lpxA gene encoding acyl-ACP--UDP-N-acetylglucosamine O-acyltransferase produces MIHPTAIVSSKAEIGKDVSIGPWAIVEAGCSIGDGSEIRAHAVITGNSQIGKRNQIGFGAVIGAEPQDVSFKGGFSSVIIGDDNIIREYVTIHRGSAESSVTKIGNHCFLMAGSHVAHNCLVEDQVVLVNNVLLAGYVHVEKRAFLGGAAVIHQHVRIGELTMIRGQTRIGKDLPPYFMAVDTNEVSGINRVGLKRAGITEEIRRKIEEAYKILYFSGYNVSQALEKIEKVSKCNEIQKLVDFIRKTKRGICMARKKNKEDLPEE; encoded by the coding sequence ATGATACATCCAACGGCAATTGTTAGTTCCAAGGCTGAAATTGGGAAAGATGTTTCTATTGGTCCATGGGCTATTGTGGAAGCGGGCTGTTCTATTGGTGATGGTTCTGAAATTCGGGCCCATGCAGTAATAACAGGGAATAGTCAGATTGGAAAAAGAAATCAGATTGGTTTTGGCGCTGTCATCGGGGCTGAGCCTCAGGACGTGTCGTTTAAAGGAGGATTTTCTTCGGTTATTATTGGGGATGATAATATCATTCGAGAATATGTGACTATCCATCGTGGTTCGGCCGAATCGTCTGTTACAAAAATTGGTAATCATTGTTTTCTCATGGCTGGAAGCCATGTAGCACATAACTGTTTGGTGGAAGATCAGGTTGTTTTAGTCAATAACGTTCTCCTTGCTGGCTATGTTCATGTTGAAAAAAGAGCGTTTTTAGGTGGAGCAGCGGTTATACATCAACACGTTAGAATAGGGGAGCTTACGATGATTCGTGGTCAGACCCGGATTGGGAAAGATCTTCCTCCTTATTTTATGGCTGTCGATACGAACGAAGTTTCAGGTATTAATAGAGTAGGATTGAAAAGGGCAGGGATTACGGAAGAAATAAGAAGAAAAATCGAAGAGGCTTACAAGATTCTTTACTTTAGCGGATATAATGTTTCCCAGGCCCTGGAGAAAATTGAAAAAGTTTCGAAGTGTAATGAAATTCAAAAACTTGTGGACTTTATTCGGAAGACAAAAAGAGGAATTTGCATGGCTAGGAAAAAAAACAAGGAAGACCTTCCAGAAGAATAA